Proteins encoded in a region of the Bacillus sp. T3 genome:
- a CDS encoding energy-coupling factor transporter ATPase gives MAQIQLKNVTFAYPDATTPAIKDVSLEIKKGQFIVLFGSSGSGKSTLLRLIKKEIQPHGQLAGDILVNGQLVSDSTASAGEIGFVFQDPENQVVAENVLQEIVFGLENIGLKTAEMRSRVAEMVHFFGAESLLERKMHELSSGKKQQINLASILLMQPDILLLDEPTAQLDPVSSRDLLDMLFRLNEEFGITIVVAEHRLEEFIAVADKIVMMDKGQLIHEGEPKQVMKMLWETPNQSFVPSIPAFCLSLEPDEKSDLPPLTVKEGKRWIKQQNVSVQNKSVIESLEARQEDLFRVKNLSFLYNKESDWVLRDLDFTLKKGETYALLGGNGSGKSTVLKMLCGILKPTKGKVALYDKPLKSWHNKELARKIGYLPQNPKLFFIQDSVEKELRDTMNQWGIGDEWEVERLLDTLGIAHLRHQHPYDLSGGELQKAALACLLLRRPEVLLLDEPTKGLDPISKENLAGILQALKSEGVTIVMSTHDIEFAAKQATKCGMMFQGQITSEGTPSQFFKGNFFYTTMIQRLFHQIPGQSIMTLEEAVQLCSARGQ, from the coding sequence GTTACATTTGCCTATCCGGATGCGACAACTCCTGCGATTAAGGATGTTTCCCTAGAGATAAAAAAAGGCCAATTTATTGTGCTTTTTGGGTCGTCTGGAAGTGGAAAAAGCACATTACTGCGCTTGATAAAAAAAGAAATCCAACCACATGGCCAATTAGCAGGAGATATCCTTGTAAACGGACAGCTGGTTTCAGATTCGACTGCGTCCGCTGGTGAAATTGGATTTGTTTTTCAGGATCCAGAAAACCAGGTGGTTGCGGAAAATGTGCTTCAGGAAATTGTGTTTGGACTTGAAAATATTGGTCTCAAAACAGCAGAAATGAGAAGTCGAGTAGCTGAAATGGTTCATTTTTTTGGAGCTGAATCGCTGTTAGAGCGTAAGATGCATGAGCTGTCCAGTGGGAAAAAGCAACAAATCAATTTGGCCTCAATTCTACTGATGCAGCCAGATATTTTACTTTTAGACGAACCAACAGCCCAGCTGGATCCAGTAAGCTCAAGGGATTTACTCGATATGCTTTTCCGTTTGAATGAAGAGTTTGGCATTACCATTGTCGTTGCCGAGCATCGGTTAGAGGAGTTTATTGCGGTTGCTGACAAAATTGTGATGATGGATAAAGGGCAACTCATTCATGAGGGCGAACCAAAGCAGGTCATGAAAATGCTTTGGGAAACGCCTAATCAATCATTCGTTCCAAGTATTCCTGCATTCTGCTTGAGTTTAGAGCCCGACGAAAAGAGTGACTTGCCTCCGCTAACGGTGAAGGAAGGTAAACGGTGGATTAAGCAACAGAATGTTTCTGTTCAAAATAAGTCAGTTATTGAGTCGTTAGAAGCTCGGCAGGAAGACTTATTCCGAGTTAAAAACCTTTCTTTCCTTTACAACAAAGAAAGTGACTGGGTTTTACGAGATTTAGATTTTACATTAAAAAAAGGTGAAACCTATGCGTTGCTTGGTGGAAATGGGTCAGGTAAATCCACCGTGTTAAAAATGCTTTGCGGAATTTTGAAGCCGACCAAAGGGAAGGTAGCTCTATACGATAAACCATTAAAATCTTGGCATAACAAAGAATTGGCACGTAAAATCGGCTATTTACCACAAAATCCAAAGCTGTTTTTCATTCAGGATAGTGTTGAGAAAGAACTGCGGGATACGATGAATCAATGGGGAATTGGCGATGAATGGGAAGTTGAGCGCTTGCTAGATACGCTTGGAATTGCCCATCTAAGACATCAGCATCCTTACGATTTGAGTGGAGGCGAGCTCCAAAAGGCTGCCCTAGCCTGCTTATTGCTAAGAAGACCAGAAGTGCTCCTTTTGGATGAACCAACAAAGGGACTGGATCCTATTTCCAAGGAAAACTTGGCTGGGATTTTACAAGCATTGAAGTCGGAAGGTGTTACGATTGTTATGTCGACTCATGACATTGAATTTGCCGCAAAACAGGCAACGAAATGCGGCATGATGTTTCAAGGGCAAATTACCTCCGAAGGGACGCCAAGTCAATTTTTTAAAGGAAACTTTTTCTATACCACAATGATTCAAAGGCTGTTTCACCAAATTCCAGGTCAGAGTATTATGACGCTTGAGGAGGCGGTACAGCTATGTTCAGCAAGAGGGCAATAA
- a CDS encoding asparagine synthase-related protein has translation MSAITGIYHVNGEPVPHEHGNRMMKELQKFPADDVQTWYKDNVFLGCHAQWITPESIGELLPYYDPERRVAITADAIIDNREELFEKLQVKPTDQKLITDSELILLSYLKWGEDSPKFLVGDFAFMIWDEREQKMFGARDFSGTRTLYYFWDNNRFAFSTTMKPLLSLPYIEKQLNEQWIAEFLAIQDMFDTVDTSSTVYKNIYQIPPSHSISLLDGRESFTRYCTFTMEKQLKLKSNEEYEEAFRSIFQTAVNSRLRTYHQVGAHLSGGLDSGSVVSFAAKALYKENKKLHTFSFVPLSDDKVWTPGSRIADESPLIKSTVNYVGNINDHYLDFRGKSSYTEINDWLEILEMPYKFFENSYWLKGIHEVAHRTGVNVLLNGRRGNNSISWGWALEYYSSLLKKMRLIHLYREVHLISKVRKIKKIKVFSSIGKNAFYSFDLNSSKKDDHIFPLMIDSDFANRTNVFEKLLEQNIDYYGNSQSIPYESTRENYFNKLHNWDKNGAVVTKLSLRSSLLERDPTNDLRVIRYCLSVPEEQFVRFGLDRSLIRRATNMYLPDNVRFNGVRGYQAAEVVPRMIPTWDLFIKDLEQLINDPDIFGYLNLKVISSALEKIKSRSKEDYSIDYELIILMRSLIFYRFIKSI, from the coding sequence ATGAGTGCAATTACCGGTATTTATCATGTAAATGGAGAACCAGTACCACACGAACATGGCAATCGCATGATGAAGGAATTGCAAAAGTTCCCTGCTGATGATGTGCAAACTTGGTACAAGGATAATGTGTTTCTAGGATGCCATGCACAGTGGATTACACCTGAATCGATAGGTGAACTGCTTCCATATTATGACCCAGAACGCCGGGTAGCGATTACTGCGGATGCGATTATTGATAATCGTGAGGAGTTATTTGAAAAACTGCAAGTAAAACCTACTGACCAGAAATTAATAACTGACAGCGAGTTGATTCTACTTTCCTATTTAAAGTGGGGAGAAGACTCACCCAAATTCTTAGTCGGTGACTTTGCATTTATGATTTGGGATGAGAGAGAGCAGAAAATGTTCGGGGCTAGGGATTTTTCAGGAACAAGAACGCTATATTATTTTTGGGATAATAATAGATTTGCTTTTAGTACAACGATGAAACCATTGCTTTCATTACCATATATAGAAAAACAGCTTAATGAACAATGGATTGCTGAGTTTTTGGCAATACAGGATATGTTTGATACTGTAGATACTTCTTCTACTGTTTATAAAAATATCTATCAAATTCCTCCTTCTCATTCAATATCATTACTAGATGGAAGAGAATCTTTTACAAGATATTGTACCTTTACTATGGAGAAACAATTAAAGCTAAAATCAAATGAAGAATATGAAGAGGCGTTTCGTTCAATATTTCAGACTGCTGTTAATTCAAGGTTGCGTACCTACCATCAGGTAGGGGCCCATTTAAGCGGGGGGTTGGATTCTGGATCTGTAGTTAGCTTTGCAGCAAAAGCGCTATACAAGGAGAATAAAAAGTTACATACATTTAGTTTTGTACCACTTAGTGATGATAAAGTTTGGACACCAGGATCAAGAATTGCTGATGAAAGTCCATTAATTAAATCCACAGTTAATTACGTAGGAAATATTAATGATCATTACTTGGATTTTAGAGGAAAAAGTTCATATACAGAGATTAATGACTGGCTTGAAATACTTGAGATGCCCTATAAATTTTTTGAAAACTCATATTGGTTGAAAGGCATTCACGAAGTAGCTCATAGGACAGGAGTAAACGTGCTGTTAAATGGACGAAGGGGAAATAATTCTATTTCATGGGGATGGGCTCTAGAGTATTACTCAAGTCTATTAAAAAAAATGAGATTAATCCATCTTTATAGAGAAGTCCACTTGATCAGTAAAGTAAGGAAAATAAAAAAGATAAAAGTATTTTCAAGTATTGGAAAAAATGCATTTTATTCATTCGATCTAAATTCTTCAAAAAAGGATGATCATATTTTTCCTTTAATGATTGATTCTGATTTTGCTAATAGGACAAATGTTTTTGAAAAACTTTTAGAACAAAATATCGATTATTATGGAAATTCCCAATCAATCCCATATGAAAGTACTAGGGAAAACTATTTTAATAAGCTCCATAATTGGGATAAAAATGGAGCAGTTGTTACAAAGTTATCATTGCGTAGCTCCCTATTGGAGCGCGACCCAACAAATGATTTACGCGTTATTCGTTATTGTTTATCGGTACCAGAGGAACAGTTTGTTCGTTTTGGTTTAGATAGATCACTTATTCGTCGTGCAACAAACATGTATCTTCCAGATAATGTGAGATTTAATGGTGTTAGAGGATATCAAGCTGCAGAAGTAGTTCCCAGAATGATTCCTACTTGGGATTTGTTTATAAAAGATTTAGAACAACTCATAAATGACCCTGATATCTTTGGTTATTTGAACTTAAAAGTAATTAGTTCTGCTTTGGAAAAGATTAAGTCGAGGTCAAAAGAGGATTATTCCATCGATTATGAATTAATAATCTTAATGAGGAGTTTAATCTTTTATAGGTTTATTAAGTCTATTTGA
- a CDS encoding lasso peptide biosynthesis B2 protein, which yields MNIVKKIKTFFGLDMEKRLLFTEAYFYLGWARILKLIPFSKVAPSLGHHMNETTLNYEESNKEKLKKISEAIQIMSRNTFWESQCLVKAIAGMKMLERRQIESTLYLGTARDEDGKMIAHAWLRSGPFFITGAEVMKKFTVVSKFAKSIG from the coding sequence ATGAATATAGTGAAAAAGATAAAAACTTTTTTTGGGCTAGATATGGAAAAAAGGCTTCTATTTACTGAGGCTTATTTTTATTTGGGATGGGCCAGAATTTTAAAATTAATACCATTTTCAAAAGTTGCTCCTTCATTAGGACACCATATGAATGAAACAACTCTAAATTACGAGGAATCAAATAAAGAAAAGTTAAAAAAAATTTCTGAAGCCATACAAATTATGAGTCGAAACACCTTTTGGGAAAGCCAATGTTTAGTTAAAGCAATTGCAGGTATGAAAATGTTAGAAAGACGTCAAATTGAGAGCACTCTTTATTTGGGTACTGCAAGGGACGAAGACGGAAAGATGATTGCGCATGCATGGTTACGAAGCGGTCCTTTTTTTATAACGGGTGCAGAAGTTATGAAGAAGTTTACTGTTGTAAGTAAATTTGCTAAATCAATAGGATAA
- a CDS encoding ECF transporter S component yields MFSKRAIISFFLSIVAVGLLALTIWWGNGYFFISMGLVLTAILLLLLRFENRKIEVRELVLIAVLAAVAAVGRVPFASLPSVQPTTFVIMTAGLVFGAESGFMIGAVAALASNMFLGQGPWTPWQMLCWGLVGFTAGCLRNTKWMSTLWGKIIFGIAWGFLFGWIMNIWGILSLTQYGNEINLNTVLTYYASSALFDFMHAVSNVFFIIIFGKVWIKNLSRFKRKYGLLE; encoded by the coding sequence ATGTTCAGCAAGAGGGCAATAATTAGTTTCTTCTTATCAATTGTAGCAGTCGGATTGTTAGCATTAACCATTTGGTGGGGAAACGGATATTTCTTCATCAGCATGGGATTGGTGTTAACAGCAATTCTGTTATTATTGCTTCGTTTTGAAAATAGAAAAATTGAAGTACGGGAATTGGTTTTAATTGCTGTATTAGCGGCAGTCGCCGCAGTTGGACGTGTTCCATTTGCCAGTCTGCCAAGTGTTCAACCAACAACCTTCGTCATTATGACGGCTGGTCTAGTGTTTGGTGCAGAAAGTGGATTTATGATTGGTGCTGTCGCAGCGCTTGCATCCAATATGTTTCTTGGTCAAGGGCCATGGACCCCATGGCAAATGCTGTGCTGGGGCTTAGTTGGTTTCACAGCGGGGTGTTTGAGAAACACTAAATGGATGAGTACACTGTGGGGAAAAATAATCTTTGGGATTGCCTGGGGATTTCTATTCGGCTGGATTATGAATATCTGGGGCATTCTTTCCTTAACCCAATATGGAAATGAGATTAATTTGAACACGGTGCTGACTTATTATGCGAGTAGTGCGCTTTTTGACTTCATGCATGCTGTTTCCAATGTGTTTTTTATTATTATATTTGGAAAGGTTTGGATCAAAAATCTTTCAAGATTTAAGCGGAAGTATGGGCTGTTGGAATAA
- a CDS encoding aldolase, translating to MIEVQKKINYEAFGLNVFSEYPLPELPQYIGKKETADVVIEIGDLSLLWNDLDAKPERYLMVGNSLIFQIPSVATFYIQEGKKITVSPLMGSDEDEIRLYILGTCMGAILMQRRVLPLHGSAVAVDGKAYAFIGDSGVGKSTLASAFLENGYELISDDLIPVSISSDNIPFIFPAYPQQKLWQESLDEFGKESSKYRHVYKRETKYAIPVRSKFAKVSLPLSGIFELVKTEGENIEIHPINGLERLLMLNLNTYRNTLIARLGLTDWHFNTITGIAKQVETFQLKRPNSRFTAYQLVERILLQLKKGK from the coding sequence ATGATAGAAGTTCAGAAAAAAATAAATTATGAAGCATTTGGATTAAATGTTTTTAGTGAATATCCTCTGCCTGAATTACCTCAATATATTGGGAAAAAAGAGACCGCAGATGTTGTAATTGAGATAGGTGATTTATCTCTATTATGGAATGATTTAGATGCTAAACCAGAAAGATATTTGATGGTTGGAAATTCGCTAATATTTCAGATTCCTAGTGTAGCAACTTTTTATATACAAGAAGGAAAAAAAATTACCGTCTCACCTCTAATGGGTTCTGATGAGGATGAAATTCGACTCTATATATTAGGGACTTGTATGGGTGCGATATTGATGCAGAGAAGAGTTCTACCGTTACATGGAAGTGCTGTTGCAGTTGATGGGAAAGCATATGCTTTTATTGGAGATTCTGGTGTAGGTAAATCAACACTGGCTTCAGCATTCTTGGAAAATGGATATGAACTTATAAGTGATGATTTAATTCCTGTTTCAATTTCTTCCGACAATATTCCATTTATTTTCCCTGCGTATCCCCAACAAAAGCTGTGGCAAGAAAGTTTAGATGAGTTTGGAAAAGAGTCAAGTAAGTATCGTCATGTATACAAAAGAGAAACAAAGTATGCGATACCAGTAAGGTCTAAATTTGCTAAAGTGTCACTGCCACTTTCAGGAATCTTTGAGTTAGTAAAGACTGAAGGTGAAAATATTGAAATACATCCTATTAATGGTCTTGAAAGACTACTAATGTTAAATTTAAACACTTATCGAAACACACTAATTGCCCGTTTAGGTTTAACAGATTGGCATTTTAACACCATTACAGGCATAGCTAAACAGGTTGAAACCTTTCAATTAAAAAGACCGAATTCAAGATTTACTGCTTATCAGTTAGTGGAAAGAATATTATTACAATTAAAAAAGGGGAAATAA
- a CDS encoding lasso peptide biosynthesis PqqD family chaperone produces MIKTQNIHLVNNIFQKKGLIVSDMGEEKVILSVKNGKYYNLGEMGGEIWDLIEEPTPVKKVIEKLMSDYHVEQHECEEEVLLFLESLLKEQLIEIGKEQ; encoded by the coding sequence ATGATTAAAACTCAAAATATTCATTTGGTAAATAATATCTTTCAAAAAAAGGGATTAATTGTTAGCGATATGGGCGAAGAAAAAGTTATATTAAGTGTTAAAAATGGGAAATATTACAATTTAGGAGAGATGGGCGGAGAAATTTGGGACCTTATTGAGGAACCAACTCCTGTTAAAAAAGTGATTGAAAAATTAATGTCTGATTATCATGTAGAGCAGCATGAATGTGAGGAAGAAGTGCTATTATTTTTGGAGTCATTACTAAAGGAACAATTAATAGAAATTGGAAAAGAACAATAA
- a CDS encoding nucleotidyltransferase family protein has product MHNVSELDFGQLPKELKLQIEIMKCKSSEELNTFGEEWFVNVDWDNFVEIALHHRIYSFIYPKMKKINKKLIPDRIYNIFNSYFQMNTFKMLQLSGEMEEVSKLFMESGIQSIFLKGPVIAKDLYGDISLRTSSDLDVLIPIKDLEKAEQLLFQQGYIKDDYIETVLNDWKWRHHHTTYFHPEKNVKIEIHWRLNPGPSKEPTFIDLWNRRRKSSLTSYPVYFLGKEDLYLFLVAHGARHGWSRLRWLLDIHFISQQKLDWTKVYRLLKENQFLQVGGQALVLSSQLLNTPLLNEMKPLLSVKNSSRLAQEAIFYLENMINLHSDPIPENVAIYHKRHLFSLMSKQQKLLFISSFLFPYPEDAEVLPLPKQLHLLYFPLRPFLWAWRKTKKYV; this is encoded by the coding sequence ATGCATAACGTTAGTGAACTTGATTTTGGGCAATTACCTAAGGAATTAAAACTTCAGATTGAAATTATGAAATGCAAATCTTCAGAAGAACTGAATACTTTTGGTGAAGAATGGTTTGTTAATGTTGATTGGGATAATTTTGTAGAGATTGCCCTCCATCATCGTATTTATTCGTTTATTTATCCGAAAATGAAAAAAATAAATAAAAAGCTAATTCCAGATAGGATTTATAACATTTTCAATAGTTATTTTCAAATGAATACCTTTAAAATGCTTCAGTTGAGTGGAGAAATGGAAGAAGTAAGTAAATTATTTATGGAAAGTGGAATACAATCCATATTTTTAAAAGGACCTGTTATTGCAAAAGATTTATATGGGGATATATCTCTACGTACATCTAGTGATCTTGATGTACTTATTCCTATTAAGGATCTGGAAAAAGCGGAGCAGCTTCTTTTTCAACAAGGGTATATAAAAGATGATTATATTGAAACTGTGTTAAATGATTGGAAGTGGAGACATCATCATACAACATATTTTCATCCTGAAAAAAACGTAAAAATAGAAATTCATTGGAGACTAAATCCAGGTCCTTCTAAGGAACCAACCTTTATAGATTTATGGAATCGTAGAAGGAAGAGTTCTCTTACTAGTTATCCTGTTTATTTTCTTGGCAAAGAGGATCTTTATTTATTTCTTGTTGCTCATGGTGCACGTCATGGCTGGTCTCGATTACGTTGGTTATTAGATATACATTTTATTTCACAACAAAAACTTGATTGGACAAAGGTTTATAGATTACTAAAAGAAAATCAATTCCTTCAAGTAGGTGGGCAAGCTTTAGTTTTATCATCACAACTTTTAAATACTCCTTTACTTAATGAAATGAAGCCATTACTCTCAGTTAAAAATTCAAGTAGGTTAGCACAAGAAGCTATTTTCTACTTAGAAAATATGATAAATCTTCACTCAGATCCTATCCCTGAGAATGTTGCTATATACCATAAACGTCATTTATTTTCATTAATGTCTAAACAGCAAAAGTTGCTTTTCATCTCAAGTTTTTTATTCCCTTATCCTGAAGACGCAGAAGTGCTACCGTTACCAAAACAGTTACATTTATTATATTTTCCATTACGTCCTTTTTTATGGGCCTGGAGAAAAACAAAGAAGTATGTATAG
- a CDS encoding paeninodin family lasso peptide has product MKKEWKKPTLEMLNVSMTMSGMGGTAVDGEVKEMLKDGTVGDETFPTHGPIS; this is encoded by the coding sequence ATGAAAAAAGAATGGAAGAAACCAACATTAGAAATGTTAAATGTAAGTATGACAATGAGTGGAATGGGTGGAACTGCAGTAGATGGAGAAGTTAAAGAAATGCTAAAGGACGGAACTGTGGGTGATGAAACATTTCCAACTCACGGTCCAATTAGTTAA